Genomic DNA from Solanum pennellii chromosome 3, SPENNV200:
TTTAAAAATGAGTCCTGCAATGCACAAATTAATATCTAATCGTATCGTACACCCTggtggaaaattaaaaaaacatgtcaGACTACGTATAgtcatttttaaaacttattgcGTTcgttatttcatttttcatgttatgtgaatttttttaatttttttataatttagatTAAAGCTATCGAATTTAATCGAATCCGTAAGCTATAGTCCAAAGTCCAACCctacttaaaataattaagtaaaacagCACATTTATTTAGGAGAAGAAGGCGCTGACTGTTGAATGGTAGGTGATGAAGGAGATTAAGGGGTTGTTAGGTTTCTTTATTtggaaataagtaaaaatttaattcGAAATTTGATGGATAATAGATTGACATTCTACATTTTTATtatctaaatataatatatttatactagAGAAAAGACATGAATTTTTCTAAACTTGTACTGAAAAGTCAGTTACACATTTTAACTATCATAATATTCTATTACACACCTTAATTACTTCAAAGTAAATTTAATATCATCTTGATATGTGCAACACCACTTTCAGAGTATGCTGTGTATTACACTCACTGTCACATTAGCACTATGTCAGCGCCAAGTCagaaattgtattttattttttttacttttttttctttattacttattatttattttattaattatattttacactaattaatttttaatcaattattaaaattctcTAATAATCATAGCAAAATGgtaaagaaaaacttttagcAATTGTTATCAACAAAATTACCCAAAATCTGGAGTTCAGTTATGGAGTTGAAGAGTTCTTCCATTTCAAAATGTACCCACAAGAAGGTTGATTCAATTTCTTCCATTGATTGGTCACGGAAAATGAGCTTCCATTGTTACTTGTTGCGGTTTgtaattgtaaatatttttcaaatctgGACAAAcattctttgttctttttccaTGTTTTTCATGGAGGTTTCTTAAAAAATCTAGATagtagaaaatttattttcttcccATTTTCAATCTATCACTCAATTCACTCAAAATGTCCGTCAAAGCTCCAACAATTGAAACCTCTCAAAATTTTGCTCCAGTTtgaagtaatttattttttgttatctgtttattttaagtttaatgGGTGTGAAAAAGATGAGGATTGTGgggaatgaagaagaaaaagagatgtGGGGTGGGTTTTTTTACTTTCTGTCTCATCTGACgcacatgatttttttttaattattatcattttttcatGTCAGCTTTAGGGGTaaataaattcacttttaaataGCAGAGGTGTGTAGTAGGTCGCCATAATAGTTTAAGCGTGTAACTGACTTTTCGATACAAGTTTAAGGGGAAATCTATGCCATTTTCCTTTATAATATGGTTAAATTCGTGATATGCGTCTACTAGGCATTTACCCACATTACTATACaatcttcatctttttttaaaaaaaaatatttcgttTTTCGATCTTTATGTACATGTTGTGATAAAAACATCTATATTTTGATTAATCAAACATTGAAAAAACTAGCAAATATTTTCCTCCCCATTAGACACACCCTAGTTTACCtcacaagtttcaaaagtcGTTTTTTAAATTACGATTTATGTTCcttccttctcttcttttcttgctcgtcatttcaacaaaatttagGTGTGTtgcatttcaaaaagaatgtccctTTCTTTTTATGACAGTTTCTTAATTTCAGTTTTCCATCTGACATCTTTTAAGaccataaaattaaaaacatattggtacatttttacatatttttagtttatgacCACAAAATTCAAACGTTTTCATTATTCTCTTGAACTCTATACCTTATGTTGctcaaactcttcaaaaatatcaacaGATGTATGTCAGATTCTCCAACTTTTTTGCAAACACCAACATGACTACAACATCAGAAGTGAAGAGTCTACACGGCACAATCAAGTCACAACCaaccaaacaaattgaaacggacgAAATAGTTAATACATTAAGCACcaacaagaagctcatgaaATAAGCAAATGTATATTGATGGTATAAGTAAACTATATACAAAATGACAAATACTATAATGTTCATccaaaatagaatataatgATCTTGTAAACTTTTGGGCTGATTCTCCATCTCCATTGGGGATTCACCATACAACTTTTGATATATACTGATCATCAACAAGCTACTAATATACCAAGCTTCTGccatatatatattgaagaaaAAATGTGTTAAAACTCAGAAAAAAACGTTGCTCGTAGCGCGCTTGATGTAATGTAAACAAACTGTGAATGTTGCAATCACAAAATGTGAATCAATCCCCTCTCTTTGATTGTGTTTAGAAACCATGAATCTTGATGTTATCCTTCTTCACAATGCCAGcctaaaaatcacaaaaaaatacgCGAAATCAACGTACATTTTTTAGATTATGTATATTGGATTTCGAGGAACAGGTAGAGGATGTGAATTAAACCTGTATGAGAAAGGTTGACACGTTCTTCCGCTGATCGCCCTGAAGCTGGATAACCTGTGTGAAATGAAAACAATCAGTAGAGAACAAACAAGCTAGAAATCGTTCATCCAAGGGCGCGTGTGTATGTGTTAAGAAATTCACTTAAAAAGTACAAGTTGTGGTAGAATCCCAAACTTGTACTCATAAAGTTCATATCCTGAAATCCTGGATTCGCATCTGAGGCTCTTTGGTCAAGTGAAGAACTCGTTTATATTTGGTCATAGGTTGGTCCAAAGAACGATCGTTGCCTTACACTAAACTTGTTTGTTCCTCAGTAGCTCAGAGACGAAAGAATAGCATTCAATTATGTGAAAAAAGAATGACGTCTACCATACCATAAGTCCTTTGTTCCAACGAGGAGAAAGATAAAATCGAATAAGGTATTCACCTGTCCGAGTTCTGGATCTTGCACAACGGTACCATTGCAACAGAACTCTTTCTTGAGGTCCTTGAGAATCTTGTTGTAGCTGAATTCTTTCTTCAGGCCTTGAACGGTGGTCAGACTTTTCCTTCCATTTCTCTGCTGAACGCGGATATGCACATACTCCTTCGCACCAGCGCCTGAGTtctgagcatttgcatcagcgAACGGATCTGTCCACACCATACAAGCCACAAAGACAGTGTTGTTATTCCAATCAGTAA
This window encodes:
- the LOC107014073 gene encoding protein translation factor SUI1 homolog 2; translation: MSDLDIQVPTTFDPFADANAQNSGAGAKEYVHIRVQQRNGRKSLTTVQGLKKEFSYNKILKDLKKEFCCNGTVVQDPELGQVIQLQGDQRKNVSTFLIQAGIVKKDNIKIHGF